One window of Candidatus Mycobacterium wuenschmannii genomic DNA carries:
- the pruA gene encoding L-glutamate gamma-semialdehyde dehydrogenase — MDAVTDVPLPVNEPIHDYAPHSPERARLQAALADHADHPIDLPNVIGGTHRMGDGVTIDVAAPHRHALKLGTLTNAQHRDAAAAVQTASLARTDWAAMPFDDRAAIFLRAADLLSGPWREKIAAATMLGQSKTAYQAEIDSSCEMADFWRFNVDFARRILAQQPSNVPGEWNRTDYRPLDGFVYAITPFNFTAIAANLPTAPALMGNTVVWKPSVTQTLSAYLTMQLLEAAGLPPGVINMVTGDGYAVSEVALADPRLAGIHFTGSTPTFQHLWQQVGANIGHYHCYPRLVGETGGKDFVLAHSSADPDVLRTALIRGAFDYQGQKCSAASRAFIAHSVWHRMGDDFLAATAELPYGDVADLTNFGGALIDERAFAKNVAAIERAESAPGVTIAVGGEYDDSEGYFVRPTVLLSDDPTDESFATEYFGPLLSVYVYPDGEFDRVLDVIDAGSRYALTGAVIADDRTAVRAAQNRLRFAAGNFYVNDKPTGAVVGRQPFGGSRGSGTNDKAGSAQNLLRWTSARSIKETFVPATDHRYPHQAV, encoded by the coding sequence ATGGACGCCGTCACCGATGTACCGCTCCCCGTCAACGAGCCCATCCACGATTACGCGCCGCATTCGCCCGAACGGGCCAGGCTGCAGGCCGCTCTCGCCGACCATGCCGACCACCCGATCGACCTGCCGAACGTCATCGGCGGCACCCACCGGATGGGCGACGGCGTCACGATCGACGTTGCCGCGCCCCATCGACACGCGCTGAAACTGGGCACGCTGACCAACGCGCAGCACCGCGACGCCGCGGCAGCGGTGCAGACCGCGTCGCTGGCCCGAACCGACTGGGCGGCAATGCCGTTCGATGACCGCGCGGCGATCTTCCTGCGCGCCGCCGACCTGCTTTCTGGGCCGTGGCGGGAGAAGATCGCGGCGGCGACGATGCTGGGACAGTCGAAGACCGCCTATCAGGCCGAGATCGACTCGTCGTGCGAGATGGCGGACTTCTGGCGCTTCAACGTCGACTTCGCCCGCCGGATCCTCGCCCAGCAACCGTCGAACGTCCCTGGTGAATGGAATCGCACCGACTATCGACCGCTAGACGGATTCGTCTACGCGATAACACCTTTCAATTTCACCGCTATTGCTGCGAACCTTCCGACCGCGCCCGCGCTGATGGGCAACACGGTCGTGTGGAAGCCGTCGGTGACCCAGACGCTGTCGGCCTATTTGACGATGCAGCTGCTCGAGGCGGCCGGGTTGCCGCCCGGTGTGATCAACATGGTGACCGGTGACGGCTACGCGGTATCGGAAGTGGCCCTGGCCGATCCGCGACTGGCCGGCATCCACTTCACCGGGTCGACGCCCACCTTCCAGCACCTCTGGCAGCAGGTCGGCGCCAACATCGGCCATTACCACTGCTATCCGCGACTGGTGGGGGAGACCGGCGGCAAAGACTTTGTGCTGGCGCACAGTTCGGCTGACCCGGACGTGCTGCGCACCGCGCTGATTCGGGGCGCCTTCGATTACCAGGGACAGAAGTGCTCTGCGGCGTCCCGGGCCTTCATAGCGCACTCGGTGTGGCACCGGATGGGCGACGACTTCCTGGCCGCCACCGCCGAACTGCCGTACGGCGACGTCGCCGATCTGACCAACTTCGGCGGCGCACTGATCGACGAGCGCGCCTTCGCGAAGAACGTCGCCGCCATCGAGCGCGCCGAGAGCGCCCCGGGGGTGACCATCGCCGTGGGTGGCGAATACGACGACAGCGAAGGATATTTCGTCCGTCCGACGGTGCTGCTGTCGGACGATCCGACCGACGAATCGTTCGCCACCGAGTACTTCGGGCCGCTGCTGTCGGTCTACGTCTATCCCGACGGTGAGTTCGACCGCGTGCTCGACGTCATCGACGCCGGGTCGCGGTACGCGCTGACCGGGGCGGTGATCGCCGACGACCGCACCGCCGTTCGCGCCGCGCAGAATCGGCTACGGTTCGCCGCCGGAAACTTCTACGTCAACGACAAGCCGACCGGAGCGGTGGTGGGCCGGCAACCGTTCGGCGGATCGCGTGGCTCCGGTACCAACGACAAGGCCGGGTCGGCACAGAATCTGTTGCGCTGGACGTCCGCCCGGTCGATCAAGGAGACCTTCGTGCCAGCCACCGACCACCGCTACCCGCACCAGGCGGTATGA
- a CDS encoding PucR family transcriptional regulator — protein MGVGLGQLLLALDTTMARLVEAPRGLDLVVASVALIDSDDVRLGVGRGADSVDMFFLLGVSDTEALQWLTTGPAPVAIFAKRPSDELVSRAVASGTSVVAVDPRARWERLYRLVDHVLEHHGSAPQDSDTDLFGLAQSLADRIHGMVSIEDEQSHVLAYSASNAEADELRRLSILGRAGPPEHLRWIGQWGIFDALRIGGDVVRVAERPELGLRPRLAVGVHRMGARHTFAGSIWVQQGSRPLADDAEDVLRGAAVLAARIMSRLTTRPSAHALRVHQLLGLGDGGPVEADGVARELGVVADGQAALVAFDGRHDRLADVLALSANAFRTDAQVASRGSRVYVLFPQTTKRSSLQSWIRGTIAGLHNELGLQLRAVVAAPLAGLTGLSTVRADVDRVLDSAERHPDSFAAVTSLAEARTTVLLDEIVEMVGADERLVDPRVRELQTRDPALAHTLRVYLDEFGDVAAAAARLHVHPNTVRYRVRRIETILTTSLADPDVRLLLSLGLRATERIG, from the coding sequence ATGGGCGTGGGGCTCGGCCAATTGCTGTTGGCCCTGGACACGACGATGGCGCGGCTGGTCGAAGCCCCGCGCGGACTCGACCTGGTCGTCGCCTCGGTGGCGCTGATCGACTCCGACGACGTACGCCTCGGGGTGGGCCGGGGCGCGGACTCGGTGGACATGTTCTTCCTGCTCGGCGTCTCCGATACCGAGGCGCTGCAGTGGCTGACAACCGGGCCCGCGCCGGTGGCCATCTTTGCCAAGCGGCCCTCCGACGAGCTGGTCAGCCGGGCCGTCGCGAGCGGGACTTCGGTGGTGGCCGTCGATCCGCGGGCGCGTTGGGAGCGGCTGTACCGGCTGGTCGACCACGTGCTGGAACACCACGGCAGCGCCCCGCAGGATTCGGACACGGACCTGTTCGGCCTGGCCCAGTCGCTGGCCGACCGGATCCACGGGATGGTCAGCATCGAGGACGAGCAGTCGCACGTGCTGGCCTATTCGGCGTCCAATGCCGAAGCCGACGAGCTTCGCCGGCTGTCGATCCTCGGTCGCGCGGGGCCGCCCGAGCATCTGCGGTGGATCGGGCAGTGGGGCATCTTCGACGCGCTGCGGATCGGCGGCGACGTCGTCCGTGTCGCCGAGCGACCGGAGTTGGGGCTGCGGCCCCGGCTCGCGGTCGGTGTGCACCGAATGGGCGCCCGCCACACGTTCGCCGGGTCCATCTGGGTGCAGCAGGGCTCCCGGCCGCTGGCCGACGACGCCGAGGACGTGCTGCGCGGCGCCGCGGTGCTGGCCGCCCGGATCATGTCCCGGCTGACGACCCGGCCGTCGGCGCATGCGCTGCGGGTGCACCAACTCCTCGGGCTCGGTGACGGTGGGCCGGTCGAGGCGGACGGCGTCGCGCGGGAGTTGGGGGTGGTGGCCGACGGGCAGGCCGCTCTCGTTGCCTTCGACGGCCGGCACGACCGGCTGGCCGACGTTCTGGCGCTGAGCGCCAACGCTTTTCGTACCGACGCCCAGGTGGCCTCACGCGGTTCGCGGGTGTACGTGTTGTTTCCGCAGACCACCAAACGGTCGTCGCTGCAGTCATGGATTCGCGGCACTATCGCCGGATTGCACAACGAGTTGGGACTACAGCTGCGGGCGGTGGTCGCGGCGCCGCTGGCCGGGCTGACCGGCCTGTCCACCGTGCGAGCGGACGTCGACCGCGTCTTGGATAGTGCTGAGCGCCATCCGGATTCGTTCGCGGCGGTGACGTCGTTGGCCGAAGCGCGGACAACGGTTCTGCTCGACGAGATCGTGGAAATGGTCGGCGCGGACGAGCGATTGGTCGACCCCCGGGTGCGCGAACTCCAGACCAGAGACCCGGCGCTGGCCCACACGTTGCGGGTCTACCTGGACGAGTTCGGCGACGTCGCAGCCGCCGCGGCGCGACTGCACGTGCACCCCAACACGGTGCGCTACCGTGTCCGCCGAATAGAGACGATCCTCACAACATCGTTGGCCGATCCCGATGTCCGGCTGCTACTTTCGCTGGGACTGCGGGCCACCGAACGGATCGGTTAA
- the stf0 gene encoding trehalose 2-sulfotransferase, producing MTDRPSAYLVLASQRSGSTLLVESLRATGVAGEPQEFFQYLPNTSQSPQPREWFAGVDDESILSLLDPLDAGKPDLAPPEIWRDYIRTVGRTPNGVWGGKLMWNQTPLLLDRAAGLPDRSGEGLLSAIRDVVGQDPLLVYVYRPDVVSQAVSFWRAVQTRVWRGRPDPGRDARATYHAGAIAHVITMLRGQEDGWRKWFAEENVAPLEIPYPVLWRNLTQVVGDILESLGLDRGLAPDPVLERQADKRSDEWVDRYREDAEREGLPL from the coding sequence GTGACAGATCGCCCGTCGGCCTACTTGGTGCTGGCCTCCCAGCGAAGTGGCAGCACGCTTCTCGTCGAGTCGCTGCGCGCGACCGGTGTGGCGGGTGAGCCGCAGGAGTTCTTTCAGTACCTGCCGAACACCAGCCAGTCGCCGCAACCGCGCGAGTGGTTCGCCGGCGTCGATGACGAGTCGATCCTGAGCCTGCTCGATCCGCTCGACGCGGGTAAGCCCGATCTCGCGCCGCCGGAGATCTGGCGCGACTACATCCGCACCGTCGGCCGGACGCCGAACGGCGTGTGGGGCGGCAAGTTGATGTGGAACCAGACGCCGCTTCTGCTGGATCGTGCCGCCGGGTTGCCCGATCGCTCCGGCGAGGGGTTGCTGTCCGCGATCCGCGACGTCGTCGGCCAGGACCCGCTGCTGGTGTACGTCTACCGACCCGACGTGGTCTCGCAAGCGGTGTCGTTCTGGCGGGCCGTGCAGACCCGGGTGTGGCGCGGCCGCCCCGACCCCGGCCGCGACGCCCGAGCGACGTATCACGCCGGCGCCATCGCGCACGTCATCACCATGCTGCGCGGCCAGGAAGACGGCTGGCGGAAGTGGTTCGCCGAGGAGAACGTGGCGCCGTTGGAGATTCCGTATCCGGTGTTGTGGCGCAACCTGACTCAGGTCGTCGGCGACATCCTCGAATCGTTGGGCCTCGACCGGGGATTGGCCCCCGACCCGGTGCTGGAACGCCAGGCCGACAAGCGATCCGACGAATGGGTAGATCGTTATCGCGAGGATGCCGAAAGGGAGGGACTGCCGCTGTGA
- the cysD gene encoding sulfate adenylyltransferase subunit CysD, which produces MTASVETTHVDELRLLEAEAVHIIREVVAELERPVLLFSAGKDSIVLLRLAEKAFRPLALPFPVMHVDTGHNFPEVIEFRDRRVADQGHKLIVASVQESIDKGRVPDPGPRASRNRAQTRTLLDALEAGGFDAAFGGARRDEERARAKERILSFRDEFGQWDPRAQRPEPWSLYNGRIKKGEQVRVFPLSNWTELDVWRYIELENLEIPSIYYAHEREVFERDGILLAVSEYTSPEEDEQASTEWVRYRTVGDLTITGAVRSRATGIAGVIDEISAATVSERGETRADDRTSVAAMEDRKREGYF; this is translated from the coding sequence GTGACCGCATCTGTTGAGACCACACACGTCGACGAACTGCGTCTGCTGGAAGCCGAAGCGGTGCACATCATCCGCGAGGTTGTCGCCGAACTGGAGCGGCCCGTTCTGCTGTTCTCGGCCGGCAAGGACTCCATTGTCCTACTTCGATTGGCGGAGAAGGCTTTCCGACCACTGGCGCTGCCGTTTCCGGTGATGCACGTCGACACCGGACACAACTTCCCCGAGGTGATCGAGTTCCGCGACCGCCGGGTCGCCGACCAAGGACACAAGCTGATCGTCGCCTCGGTTCAGGAATCGATCGACAAGGGACGGGTGCCCGACCCGGGACCGCGAGCATCACGCAACCGGGCGCAGACCCGCACGCTGCTCGACGCCCTCGAAGCCGGTGGATTCGACGCGGCATTCGGCGGTGCCCGCCGCGACGAGGAACGCGCCCGCGCCAAGGAGCGGATCCTGAGCTTCCGCGACGAGTTCGGCCAGTGGGACCCGCGTGCGCAACGCCCCGAGCCGTGGTCGCTGTACAACGGCCGGATCAAGAAGGGCGAACAGGTCCGGGTATTCCCGTTGAGCAACTGGACCGAACTCGACGTCTGGCGCTACATCGAGCTGGAAAACCTTGAAATACCGTCGATTTACTACGCGCACGAGCGCGAGGTGTTCGAGCGCGACGGCATCCTGCTGGCGGTGTCGGAGTACACCAGCCCGGAAGAAGACGAGCAGGCCTCGACCGAATGGGTCCGCTACCGCACGGTGGGCGACCTGACCATCACCGGCGCGGTCCGCTCCCGGGCTACCGGCATCGCCGGGGTCATCGACGAGATCTCGGCCGCGACGGTGTCCGAGCGCGGCGAAACCCGCGCCGACGACCGCACGTCGGTCGCCGCGATGGAAGACCGCAAGCGAGAGGGTTACTTCTGA
- the cysC gene encoding adenylyl-sulfate kinase has protein sequence MTRQLLRIATAGSVDDGKSTLIGRLLHDTDSLPLDHLEAVKDAEGVADLAALSDGLRAEREQGITIDVAYRFFSTESRSYILADTPGHERYTRNMFTGASNAHVAILLVDARAGVLRQTRRHARIAKLLGIKHFVATVNKIDLVDFEQKRFNEVEAELQKLAARLGNIEITVIPIAAKLGDNVVHASGNTPWYDGPTLLDYLESIELAAPQAEASRLRLPVQWVSRPTDDQRRRYTGRLAAGTLSIGDPVISLPAGTRSTVTALDTLDDDRATGVAPLSVSLELADDIDVGRGDVFVSGADEAELPVLARELHATVCWFVDYPLRAGDRLALKQTSTAVRATVQELHSRLDPETLDEVDQPVELALNDIGTVTLRTSSIVIADPYTENRDSGAFILIDETTNDTIGAGTIIEAREIKPGTHSRTDIRWHPSALDREHRWQATGQAGATIWFTGLPASGKSTIAVAVERALVESGRTAYLLDGDNLRHGLSDDLGFSPGDRTENIRRVGHLTRLLADAGVVALASLVSPLKSDRETARALNDAAGLPFIEVHVATPLAECEKRDPKGLYKRARSGELKGLTGVDAPYEEPEDADLVLDTAGADTDELAAQVIALLDKRSPRPSD, from the coding sequence ATGACCAGGCAGCTGCTGCGCATCGCCACCGCGGGTTCCGTCGACGACGGCAAGAGCACGCTGATCGGGCGTCTGCTACACGACACCGACAGCCTGCCGCTCGACCACCTCGAAGCCGTCAAAGACGCCGAGGGCGTCGCCGACCTCGCCGCGCTGTCCGACGGTCTGCGCGCCGAACGCGAGCAGGGCATCACCATCGATGTCGCCTACCGTTTCTTTTCCACCGAGAGCCGCAGCTACATCCTGGCCGACACTCCGGGCCACGAGCGCTACACCCGCAACATGTTCACCGGCGCCTCCAACGCCCACGTCGCGATCCTGCTGGTCGATGCGCGCGCCGGTGTGCTCCGGCAGACCCGTCGGCACGCGCGCATCGCGAAGTTGTTGGGCATCAAGCACTTTGTCGCCACCGTGAACAAGATCGACCTTGTCGACTTCGAGCAGAAGCGGTTCAACGAGGTCGAGGCGGAGCTGCAGAAACTGGCCGCCAGGCTGGGCAACATCGAGATCACCGTCATCCCGATCGCGGCCAAGCTCGGCGACAACGTCGTGCACGCATCGGGCAACACTCCGTGGTACGACGGCCCGACGTTGCTGGACTACCTGGAGAGCATCGAGTTGGCCGCGCCGCAGGCCGAGGCGTCGCGCCTGCGGCTGCCCGTGCAGTGGGTGTCGCGTCCGACCGACGACCAGCGTCGCCGCTACACCGGTCGCCTGGCCGCCGGCACGCTGAGCATCGGCGACCCGGTGATCTCCCTGCCGGCCGGTACCCGATCGACGGTGACCGCGCTGGACACCCTGGACGATGACCGCGCCACCGGCGTTGCGCCGCTGTCCGTTTCGCTCGAGCTCGCCGACGACATCGACGTGGGACGCGGCGACGTGTTCGTCAGCGGCGCCGACGAGGCGGAACTGCCGGTGCTGGCCCGCGAACTGCACGCGACGGTGTGCTGGTTTGTCGACTACCCGCTGCGGGCCGGAGATCGGTTGGCGCTCAAGCAGACCAGTACCGCGGTGCGGGCCACCGTGCAGGAGCTGCACTCGCGGCTGGATCCCGAAACCCTCGACGAGGTCGACCAGCCGGTCGAGTTGGCGCTCAACGACATCGGTACGGTCACACTGCGCACCAGCTCGATCGTCATCGCCGACCCGTACACCGAGAATCGGGACAGCGGCGCGTTCATCCTGATCGACGAGACCACCAACGACACCATCGGCGCGGGCACCATCATCGAGGCCCGCGAGATCAAGCCGGGGACCCACTCGCGCACCGATATCCGTTGGCACCCATCGGCTTTGGACCGCGAACACCGCTGGCAGGCCACCGGTCAGGCCGGCGCGACGATCTGGTTCACCGGCCTGCCCGCCTCCGGCAAGTCGACCATCGCGGTCGCGGTGGAGCGCGCGCTGGTCGAGTCGGGCCGGACCGCCTACCTGCTCGACGGCGACAACCTTCGGCACGGGCTGTCCGACGATCTGGGCTTCTCCCCCGGCGATCGCACCGAAAACATCAGGCGGGTAGGGCATTTGACGCGGCTGCTGGCCGACGCGGGGGTGGTCGCGCTGGCATCGCTGGTGTCACCCCTAAAGTCGGACCGCGAGACCGCGCGCGCCCTGAACGACGCGGCCGGACTGCCGTTCATCGAGGTGCATGTCGCCACGCCACTCGCCGAATGCGAAAAGCGGGACCCCAAGGGCCTGTACAAGCGTGCCCGCAGCGGCGAACTGAAGGGCCTGACCGGCGTCGACGCCCCTTACGAGGAACCCGAAGACGCGGACCTGGTGCTCGACACGGCCGGCGCAGACACCGACGAACTGGCGGCGCAGGTGATCGCGCTGCTCGACAAGCGCAGCCCCCGACCGTCGGACTAG
- a CDS encoding alpha/beta hydrolase fold domain-containing protein: MGAVKKLTAALASLAGLAITADGYQPLSRRGYLSMYAFAFGVFASELPLQLIAGQFALLAAVTRRLPKGTRRFSWFVSVLSWLGLVGMNRIGHQADEPLKAALDAALGPDRRTGGADLWKRPDGAGLAKTPGLVRMARIYGDYAHDTDIAYGDHGKRNHLDIWRRPDLDRGGKAPVLLQVPGGAWMVGSKRQQAYPLMSHLAELGWVCVAVNYRLSPRSTWPDQIVDVKRALAWTKEHIAEYGGDPDWVAITGGSAGGHLSSLAALTANDPQFQPGFEDADTSVQAAVPFYGLYDFNQQDAVHPLMAPMLGKYVFKQGRRDIVEAFRAASSINYVSPDAPPFFVLHGRNDSLIPVEQGRTFSKRLREVSRQPVAYAELPFAQHAFDIFGSVRAAHAAVAVEQFLAEIYAKRQVRS, encoded by the coding sequence GTGGGGGCCGTGAAGAAACTGACCGCCGCGCTCGCCTCCCTGGCCGGCCTCGCGATCACGGCCGACGGGTATCAACCGCTGAGCAGGCGGGGCTACCTCTCCATGTACGCCTTCGCGTTCGGCGTATTCGCCTCCGAGTTGCCGCTGCAGTTGATCGCCGGCCAGTTCGCACTGCTCGCCGCGGTCACCCGCAGACTCCCGAAGGGAACGCGCCGGTTCAGTTGGTTCGTGTCGGTGCTGTCCTGGCTCGGCCTGGTCGGCATGAACCGGATCGGGCACCAGGCAGACGAGCCGCTCAAAGCGGCGCTCGATGCGGCGCTGGGCCCCGACCGCCGCACCGGCGGCGCGGACCTGTGGAAGCGGCCGGACGGCGCGGGCTTGGCGAAAACCCCGGGCCTCGTCCGGATGGCCCGCATCTACGGTGACTACGCGCACGACACCGACATCGCGTACGGCGACCACGGCAAGCGCAACCATCTCGACATCTGGCGTCGGCCCGACCTAGATCGCGGCGGCAAAGCGCCTGTGCTGCTGCAGGTTCCGGGTGGCGCCTGGATGGTGGGAAGCAAACGCCAGCAGGCCTATCCGTTGATGAGTCACCTGGCCGAGCTGGGCTGGGTGTGCGTCGCCGTCAACTATCGACTCAGCCCGCGGTCTACATGGCCGGACCAAATCGTCGACGTCAAGCGGGCTTTGGCGTGGACCAAGGAACACATCGCCGAATACGGGGGTGACCCGGACTGGGTCGCGATCACCGGCGGATCGGCCGGCGGGCACCTGAGCTCACTGGCCGCGCTCACGGCCAACGACCCGCAGTTTCAGCCCGGCTTCGAGGACGCCGACACCAGCGTGCAGGCCGCGGTTCCGTTTTACGGCCTCTACGACTTCAACCAGCAGGACGCGGTCCATCCGCTGATGGCGCCGATGCTGGGCAAGTATGTGTTCAAGCAGGGACGTCGCGACATCGTCGAGGCATTCCGGGCCGCGTCGTCGATCAATTACGTATCACCCGATGCGCCACCGTTTTTCGTCTTGCACGGCCGTAACGACTCGCTGATACCGGTCGAACAGGGCCGCACGTTCAGCAAGCGACTGCGCGAGGTCAGTCGTCAACCGGTGGCCTACGCCGAATTGCCCTTCGCGCAGCACGCTTTCGACATCTTCGGGTCGGTGCGGGCCGCCCACGCCGCAGTGGCCGTCGAGCAGTTTCTCGCCGAGATCTACGCGAAGCGCCAGGTCCGAAGCTAG
- a CDS encoding HNH endonuclease signature motif containing protein, protein MRSSSREEVVGVLDALEAGYKAALDLSFDALTTPERLAVLERFETFRRMQPAIEHALVTELARVEPAVLGGKLAPVLADRLRITRAEASRRMHEAEDLGERRALNGEPLPPVLEATAAAQRNGHVGAGHVAVIRSFWNRMPQFVDVETRGIAEAKLAGLSLQHRPDELAKLADKLMDCLNPDGDFTDVDRAKRRGVTIGKQDIDGMSPITGWLTPEARATIDAVFAKLAAPGMCNPDDDTPCVSGTPSEAQIQGDTRTAAQRTHDALLTAARALLASGDLGHHNGLPTSIIVTTTLAELEKGAGQGLTSGGTLLPMSGVIRLASHAHHYLAIFHNGKALALYHTKRLATPAQRLVLHARDRGCTFPGCPTPADRCEVHHDDPYRNNPVTDVNTLTLTCHPNHDMTEKGWTTRKNHRYETEWIPPAHLDHGQPRTNTYHHPEKLLRDEDDEGP, encoded by the coding sequence ATGCGTTCGAGTAGTCGTGAAGAAGTCGTCGGGGTCCTCGACGCCCTGGAAGCCGGCTACAAAGCCGCCCTCGACCTGAGCTTCGATGCACTCACCACACCGGAACGCCTCGCGGTGCTGGAACGCTTCGAGACGTTCCGCCGGATGCAGCCCGCGATCGAACACGCACTCGTCACCGAGTTGGCCCGGGTCGAGCCCGCGGTGTTGGGCGGCAAACTCGCGCCGGTGTTGGCGGATCGGCTACGCATCACCCGTGCCGAGGCCTCCCGTCGGATGCACGAAGCCGAGGATCTGGGCGAGCGGCGGGCGCTGAACGGCGAGCCGCTACCGCCGGTATTGGAGGCCACCGCGGCCGCGCAGCGCAACGGGCACGTGGGTGCCGGGCATGTCGCGGTGATCCGCTCGTTCTGGAACCGGATGCCGCAGTTCGTCGACGTCGAGACCCGCGGCATCGCCGAAGCCAAGCTGGCTGGACTGAGCCTGCAGCACCGGCCCGACGAGTTGGCCAAGCTCGCCGACAAGTTGATGGACTGCCTCAACCCTGACGGCGACTTCACCGACGTCGACCGCGCCAAACGGCGCGGCGTCACGATCGGTAAGCAGGACATCGACGGGATGTCACCAATCACCGGCTGGCTCACCCCCGAAGCCCGCGCCACCATCGATGCCGTCTTCGCCAAACTCGCCGCCCCCGGCATGTGCAACCCCGACGACGACACCCCCTGTGTCAGTGGCACGCCCTCCGAGGCGCAGATTCAGGGCGACACCCGCACCGCCGCCCAACGCACCCACGACGCACTGCTCACCGCCGCCCGCGCCCTGCTCGCCTCCGGCGACCTCGGCCACCACAACGGCCTACCCACCAGCATCATCGTCACCACCACACTGGCCGAGTTGGAGAAAGGCGCCGGGCAGGGCCTCACGAGCGGCGGCACCTTGCTTCCCATGTCAGGTGTGATCCGGCTGGCCTCCCACGCGCATCACTACCTGGCGATCTTCCACAACGGCAAAGCGCTGGCGCTGTATCACACCAAACGCCTGGCCACCCCGGCACAACGCCTCGTCCTCCACGCCCGAGACCGCGGCTGCACCTTCCCCGGCTGCCCTACGCCCGCCGACCGGTGCGAGGTCCACCACGACGACCCCTACCGAAACAACCCCGTCACCGACGTCAACACCCTCACCCTGACCTGCCACCCCAACCACGACATGACCGAAAAAGGCTGGACCACCCGCAAAAACCACCGGTATGAAACCGAATGGATCCCACCAGCCCACCTCGACCACGGCCAACCACGCACCAACACCTACCACCACCCCGAAAAGCTTCTCCGAGACGAAGACGACGAGGGACCGTAG
- a CDS encoding flavin-containing monooxygenase, with translation MTQRRDPRIVIIGAGMSGIAAAHVLRQAGFKNFTILEKGSDVGGVWHWNRYPGLRCDVPSYGYQFAFAPKPDWSHIWATGDEIQRYHRDLVDDLQLKSHLRLNCEVAEAVFGGDGWRISTANGDRIEADFVIAATGVLHHPFIPDIPGLDSFAGPVVHTARWSDIEPSGKRVGVIGAGSTGVQVFSALQPDAAHITHFVRTPQWVMWMPMRLSQPRFVGRILRRLPRQDKTVRLSQFIGSDYLVDLVIRPTWRRRAAQRYGRICLRALVRDKELRARLTPDYQPFCKRQVLSGDYYRRIGKPNASFVSEPIAEVNETGLTTTDGVQHDLDAIVLATGFEAHNYMRPMKLRGRDGVSIDDAWAKGPRAWGMTAIPGFPNLFMVLGPNSPTGSISLQHTAELTARYITKWLNRFRDGEITAVEVTEEATDRFADDIADGMVPTVWNTGCNSWYFADDNQIDLWPFDRKRLTRMLSEPNDADYILSR, from the coding sequence ATGACCCAGCGGCGGGATCCACGGATCGTCATCATCGGCGCCGGCATGTCGGGCATCGCCGCTGCTCATGTGCTGCGCCAGGCCGGCTTCAAGAACTTCACCATCCTGGAGAAGGGCTCGGACGTAGGCGGCGTCTGGCACTGGAACCGTTACCCCGGCCTGCGCTGCGACGTGCCCTCGTACGGTTACCAATTCGCGTTCGCCCCCAAGCCGGACTGGAGCCACATCTGGGCGACGGGCGACGAGATCCAGCGCTATCACCGCGACTTGGTCGACGACCTACAGCTGAAATCTCATCTACGGCTGAATTGTGAAGTCGCCGAGGCGGTGTTCGGCGGCGACGGCTGGCGCATCAGCACCGCGAACGGGGACCGGATCGAGGCCGACTTCGTCATTGCCGCCACCGGCGTACTGCATCATCCGTTCATCCCCGACATTCCCGGTCTGGACTCGTTCGCCGGTCCGGTAGTCCACACCGCGCGGTGGTCCGACATCGAGCCCAGCGGCAAACGGGTCGGGGTGATCGGAGCGGGTTCGACTGGTGTTCAGGTCTTTTCGGCACTTCAGCCCGATGCCGCCCACATCACCCACTTCGTCCGCACACCGCAGTGGGTGATGTGGATGCCGATGCGACTGTCCCAACCACGCTTCGTCGGCCGGATCCTGCGTCGGCTGCCCCGACAGGACAAGACCGTCCGGCTCTCGCAGTTCATCGGCTCCGACTACCTGGTCGACCTCGTCATCCGCCCGACGTGGCGCAGACGCGCCGCCCAGCGATACGGCCGCATCTGTCTGCGAGCCCTGGTGCGGGACAAAGAACTTCGCGCCAGGTTGACCCCGGACTACCAACCCTTCTGCAAGCGTCAGGTGCTCTCCGGTGACTACTACCGCCGGATCGGCAAGCCGAACGCCAGCTTCGTCAGCGAACCGATCGCGGAGGTCAACGAGACCGGCCTGACGACCACCGATGGCGTCCAGCACGATCTCGACGCGATCGTGCTCGCCACCGGATTCGAGGCCCACAACTACATGCGGCCGATGAAACTGCGCGGACGCGACGGCGTATCGATCGACGACGCCTGGGCCAAGGGCCCGCGCGCGTGGGGCATGACCGCGATCCCCGGCTTCCCCAACCTGTTCATGGTGCTGGGCCCCAACTCGCCGACCGGATCCATCTCGCTGCAGCACACCGCCGAACTGACGGCCCGCTATATCACCAAGTGGCTCAACCGCTTTCGCGACGGTGAGATCACCGCCGTCGAGGTCACCGAGGAGGCAACCGACCGGTTCGCCGACGACATCGCCGACGGAATGGTCCCGACGGTGTGGAACACCGGCTGCAACTCCTGGTACTTCGCCGACGACAACCAGATCGACCTGTGGCCATTCGATCGAAAGCGGTTGACCCGCATGCTCTCCGAACCCAACGACGCCGACTACATCCTCAGCCGCTGA